One Sporomusaceae bacterium ACPt DNA window includes the following coding sequences:
- the citG gene encoding 2-(5''-triphosphoribosyl)-3'-dephosphocoenzyme-A synthase translates to MNEINLQAVLAAKERLAALQAELRQSHQLPVVSFTINIPGSVKDSPVIRNLLRTAVDKFRAAASDSNFDITEERFIYTKAGPAAVAAVDGEPDKLKQVGIEIEESGFYARLFDIDVFDAEGRQISRQNIGYSERTCFLCDGLPVVCRRSDKHNSDELRLNVEQRQVAFAATATNPWPETVWRIGSWAIEAMLMEAACTPAPGLVDRDNSGAHKDMDFFTFLISSSALAGSMFRCAAAGHNHQGLSIDLLPVLRYIGRDGEKKMLEATSGVNTQKGLLFLLGVLTAAAAYTVRRLSAVSAVDILDAAAAICQGIVARELEPLAASYPPRKLTAGEKLYLKYGVTGIRGEVEAGMPSIREHGLPVYQDALRQGLSLNDALVHTLMSLMTVVQDTTVLNRHGLDVLLDVQRQAKRIMDLGGMMTASGQAQILALDELFISRNISPGGVADLLAATYFLHLVESNYKITQYGGGPDYDE, encoded by the coding sequence ATGAATGAAATTAACCTGCAAGCCGTCTTGGCTGCCAAAGAACGCCTTGCTGCCCTTCAAGCCGAGCTCAGACAAAGTCACCAGCTGCCAGTAGTCAGTTTTACCATCAACATTCCCGGCTCAGTCAAAGACAGCCCTGTTATACGCAATCTCCTGCGGACTGCCGTGGATAAGTTCAGGGCTGCCGCCAGTGATAGCAATTTTGATATTACCGAGGAACGGTTTATTTATACCAAGGCAGGTCCAGCTGCTGTTGCGGCGGTTGATGGTGAACCGGACAAGCTAAAGCAGGTTGGAATCGAAATTGAAGAGTCGGGTTTTTATGCCCGGCTGTTTGATATTGATGTATTTGATGCCGAAGGGCGCCAAATCTCTCGTCAAAATATAGGCTACTCTGAACGTACCTGCTTTTTGTGTGATGGGCTGCCGGTGGTATGCCGGCGCTCAGATAAGCATAACAGTGATGAACTAAGACTTAATGTTGAACAGCGGCAGGTTGCCTTTGCCGCGACAGCTACTAATCCCTGGCCGGAAACCGTATGGCGTATTGGTTCTTGGGCCATTGAGGCCATGCTTATGGAAGCAGCGTGTACACCGGCTCCCGGTTTGGTGGACAGAGATAACTCAGGCGCCCACAAAGATATGGACTTTTTTACCTTTCTTATCAGCAGCAGTGCGCTTGCCGGCAGTATGTTCCGGTGTGCTGCTGCCGGTCACAATCATCAGGGTTTGTCTATAGATTTGCTGCCGGTACTTCGTTATATTGGCCGGGACGGTGAAAAAAAAATGTTGGAGGCGACAAGCGGAGTCAACACTCAGAAAGGTTTGCTGTTTTTGCTGGGTGTCCTTACGGCAGCAGCAGCTTATACGGTGCGCCGACTATCTGCGGTAAGCGCCGTAGACATATTGGATGCAGCCGCCGCCATATGCCAGGGGATTGTAGCGCGGGAACTTGAGCCCTTAGCTGCTAGTTATCCCCCGAGAAAATTAACGGCCGGGGAAAAGTTGTATTTGAAATATGGCGTAACTGGCATACGCGGCGAAGTTGAAGCAGGCATGCCAAGCATTAGGGAGCATGGTCTGCCGGTATACCAGGACGCGCTTCGACAAGGACTATCCCTTAATGATGCTCTAGTGCATACACTCATGAGCTTGATGACCGTTGTTCAAGACACCACAGTGCTAAACCGCCATGGCCTGGATGTTTTGCTTGATGTGCAGCGTCAAGCAAAGCGGATCATGGACCTCGGCGGCATGATGACAGCGTCCGGGCAGGCGCAGATTCTTGCGCTGGATGAATTGTTTATATCCCGCAATATCAGTCCTGGCGGAGTTGCCGATTTATTAGCCGCTACATATTTTTTGCACTTAGTTGAAAGTAACTACAAAATAACTCAGTATGGGGGAGGACCTGATTATGATGAGTGA
- the bepE gene encoding Efflux pump membrane transporter BepE, with product MAKFFIDRPVFAIVLSIIITAVGLISAFNLPIAQYPQITPPQIMVMTNYRGANAEVVEQSVAQVVEQQVNGVENMVAMQSTSSDSGAYSVNVKFELGKDPDIAAVQTQNRVAQANPSLPSEVQQAGMTIRKSAADMALIVALWSPNGTYDRTFLKNYGSIYIVEDLKRVKGVGNIMEFGADYGMRIWLQPDKMAQLGITTGDIYNAINTQNIQAPAGTIGQQPAPAEQEFQYTARVSGRLLEPGQFENIIIRSQPDGSFIRIKDVARVELGSREYTYTSALNGHQAVGFAIQLSSDANALETISNVQKVIDEAAKRFPPDMEYKTMVDNTKFVRESIKEVVKSFAEALALVVLVVFLFLQNWRATLIPVLAIPVSLIGTFGAFLALGFSINTLTLFAMVLVIGLVVDDAIVVIEAVEHHMRYNGLTPLDATKRAMSEVSGPVIAIAFVLASVFLPVAFFGGTMGVLYKQFALTVAVSVGLSAVVALSLTPALCRLLLKPYNPDAHSGWLGRFFENFNIWFEKMVESYGGKVGKLILRSRMCLVLLAVVVILAGALYRVVPSAYVPSEDQGYFITAVNLPEAASMNRTISVTNKIADAIRSQPGVDNTMTIVGYDMLGGGGNKPNTAIIFTSLKPWSERETPALHVKQQIMNAMMYSTHVPEATMISLNPPALPGLGVAGGTTMMLQDRSGKSIEALDDVAKQFMAAARKRPEIGMVYTTFRSDTPGYRFEVDREKAEKLGIPVNDVFTALQTFLGGLQVNDFNQFGRTYKVVLQAEPQFRNDVEATRFFFVRSSAGTMVPLNTLVKPVPINSPATITRFNGARAILINGAPAPGYSSGQAMAALEEVAAQVLPTGYSYEWTDQSREEKISGGRAPIVFGLSLMFVFLCLAALYESWSIPFAVLLCVPTGVFGAFLSQYARNLENSVYMQIGLVMLIGLAAKNAILIVEFAKIRVDRGMDAVQAAVEAAKLRLRPIIMTSLAFIIGCIPLAIATGAGAGARNAMGTAVVGGMLMATSMGIFLIPVLYVVVVRITNRIRNYRQGVKKSVSAPVSD from the coding sequence GTGGCTAAGTTTTTCATTGACAGACCTGTTTTTGCGATTGTTTTATCGATAATTATAACTGCGGTGGGCCTAATTTCTGCTTTTAATTTGCCAATAGCCCAGTATCCCCAGATTACGCCGCCGCAAATCATGGTTATGACCAATTACCGGGGGGCAAACGCCGAAGTAGTTGAGCAGTCCGTTGCCCAAGTTGTTGAACAGCAGGTTAACGGGGTTGAAAATATGGTAGCAATGCAATCTACCAGTTCTGATTCGGGAGCATACTCGGTAAATGTCAAATTCGAGTTAGGTAAAGATCCCGACATAGCCGCAGTACAAACCCAAAACCGGGTGGCGCAAGCTAATCCTTCTTTACCATCAGAAGTACAGCAGGCAGGAATGACTATCCGTAAATCAGCTGCCGACATGGCTTTAATTGTTGCCTTATGGTCACCTAACGGCACGTATGACAGAACCTTTTTGAAAAACTATGGCAGTATTTATATTGTCGAGGATCTGAAACGCGTTAAGGGTGTAGGTAATATTATGGAATTCGGTGCCGATTACGGTATGCGTATTTGGTTGCAGCCGGATAAAATGGCACAGCTGGGTATTACCACCGGTGATATTTATAATGCGATAAATACACAGAATATCCAGGCGCCGGCCGGAACAATCGGTCAACAGCCTGCACCGGCCGAGCAGGAATTCCAGTATACTGCCCGGGTTAGCGGCCGTCTGTTGGAACCTGGGCAGTTTGAAAATATTATCATTCGTTCCCAGCCGGACGGTTCGTTTATCCGCATAAAAGATGTAGCTAGGGTGGAACTTGGCAGCAGGGAGTACACCTATACTTCGGCTCTCAATGGTCATCAAGCGGTTGGCTTTGCCATTCAGTTAAGCAGTGATGCCAATGCACTGGAAACCATAAGCAATGTCCAAAAGGTCATCGACGAGGCGGCCAAGCGTTTTCCGCCAGATATGGAGTATAAGACCATGGTCGACAATACCAAGTTTGTGCGGGAATCGATAAAGGAAGTGGTCAAATCGTTTGCCGAAGCGCTGGCTTTGGTGGTGCTGGTAGTGTTCCTGTTTTTGCAGAACTGGCGCGCAACCTTGATACCGGTACTGGCTATTCCGGTATCTCTTATCGGCACATTCGGCGCATTTTTGGCCTTGGGTTTTTCCATTAACACCCTGACGTTATTTGCTATGGTGCTGGTCATCGGCCTGGTGGTCGACGATGCCATTGTTGTTATTGAGGCAGTAGAACATCACATGCGGTATAACGGGCTTACGCCCTTGGATGCCACCAAACGTGCCATGAGTGAGGTATCCGGGCCGGTTATTGCCATTGCCTTTGTGTTAGCCTCAGTATTTCTTCCCGTGGCATTCTTTGGCGGCACAATGGGTGTTCTTTACAAACAGTTCGCGTTAACGGTCGCTGTATCGGTCGGTCTGTCAGCCGTTGTGGCCTTGTCGCTTACGCCGGCTCTTTGCCGCCTGCTGCTCAAACCCTATAATCCGGACGCGCACAGTGGTTGGCTCGGCCGGTTCTTTGAAAACTTTAATATCTGGTTTGAAAAAATGGTAGAAAGCTATGGCGGTAAGGTGGGAAAACTTATCCTGAGATCCAGAATGTGCCTTGTCTTGCTGGCTGTTGTCGTCATTTTGGCCGGTGCATTGTACCGGGTTGTGCCTTCGGCCTATGTTCCATCCGAAGACCAGGGCTATTTTATTACCGCTGTTAACTTGCCGGAAGCAGCCAGCATGAACCGTACCATCAGCGTGACCAACAAAATTGCCGATGCGATACGGTCCCAACCTGGTGTGGATAATACCATGACCATAGTGGGGTATGACATGTTGGGCGGCGGCGGCAACAAACCTAACACTGCGATAATATTTACCAGTTTAAAACCATGGTCGGAGCGGGAAACGCCTGCGTTACATGTAAAGCAGCAAATTATGAATGCGATGATGTATAGCACTCATGTCCCTGAAGCGACGATGATTTCACTTAATCCACCCGCTTTGCCCGGTCTAGGCGTGGCCGGCGGCACTACCATGATGCTGCAGGACCGGAGCGGCAAGTCGATTGAAGCTCTGGACGACGTTGCTAAGCAGTTTATGGCGGCCGCACGCAAGCGCCCGGAAATTGGGATGGTCTATACCACCTTCCGGTCAGATACCCCTGGCTACCGGTTTGAAGTAGACCGGGAAAAAGCCGAAAAGCTGGGCATTCCGGTCAATGATGTATTTACTGCGTTACAGACTTTCCTGGGTGGTCTGCAGGTGAATGACTTTAACCAATTTGGCCGTACCTACAAAGTAGTTTTGCAGGCAGAACCCCAATTCAGAAATGATGTTGAGGCTACCCGTTTCTTTTTTGTGCGCAGTTCTGCCGGAACCATGGTGCCGCTTAATACACTCGTGAAGCCGGTACCGATAAACAGTCCGGCGACAATCACAAGGTTTAACGGGGCCCGGGCGATTCTAATCAACGGCGCTCCGGCGCCAGGGTACAGTTCCGGGCAGGCGATGGCCGCTCTGGAAGAAGTTGCCGCCCAGGTATTGCCGACAGGGTATAGTTATGAATGGACCGACCAGAGCCGGGAGGAAAAAATTTCCGGCGGCAGGGCACCCATTGTATTCGGACTGTCATTAATGTTTGTGTTTTTATGTTTAGCAGCATTGTACGAAAGCTGGAGTATTCCCTTTGCCGTACTGCTGTGTGTGCCTACAGGCGTGTTTGGCGCGTTCTTGTCCCAGTATGCACGCAATTTGGAGAATAGCGTGTATATGCAGATTGGCTTGGTTATGCTGATTGGCTTAGCGGCTAAAAACGCCATTTTAATTGTTGAGTTTGCCAAAATCAGGGTGGATAGAGGAATGGATGCGGTGCAGGCTGCCGTGGAAGCGGCCAAACTCCGGCTGCGGCCTATTATTATGACATCACTGGCATTCATCATCGGTTGTATACCGCTGGCAATTGCCACCGGTGCCGGTGCCGGCGCCAGAAACGCCATGGGAACGGCCGTAGTCGGCGGTATGCTCATGGCCACTTCAATGGGGATATTCCTAATCCCAGTACTCTATGTGGTTGTTGTGCGCATAACCAATAGAATCCGGAATTACCGGCAAGGTGTAAAGAAGTCCGTATCCGCCCCCGTGTCAGATTGA
- the oadA gene encoding Oxaloacetate decarboxylase alpha chain, translating to MMSDQRVKIVETVLRDGHQSLAATRMRITDMIPVLEQLDEVGFYALEAWGGATFDSCLRFLGEDPWERLRTLKKYLKKTPIQMLLRGQNILGYNHYADDVVREFVNRAVDNGVGIIRIFDALNDVRNVEVAMRAAKAAGAHVQGAFVYTISPYHNQESFLKVARELVELGADSICIKDMSGLLAPYVTYDLVKALKADINIPIHLHSHYTSGMASMTYLKAIEAGVDIIDCALSPFALGTSQPATEAIVAALEGTERDTGIKKEQLYPIADHFRTVKKELAETFKLNTAIDIDTKVLSFQIPGGMLSNLLNQMKEQGMADKYPELLEEMPRVRAELGYPPLVTPTSQMTGSMAAFNVMLGRYKIIPREIKDLVRGKYGRTPAPIDPEFRKMIVGNEPVITHRPADDIAPQMENLRKELAEKGYPNASTEDVLSYALFPEVALNFFSKHR from the coding sequence ATGATGAGTGACCAACGCGTAAAAATTGTGGAAACAGTATTACGGGACGGACATCAGTCGCTTGCCGCCACACGTATGCGGATTACCGACATGATTCCGGTACTGGAACAACTTGATGAAGTTGGCTTTTATGCTCTGGAAGCCTGGGGCGGCGCAACCTTTGACAGTTGCCTGCGCTTTTTGGGGGAAGACCCTTGGGAGCGTCTGCGGACACTGAAAAAATATCTTAAGAAAACCCCCATCCAAATGCTCTTGCGAGGCCAGAATATCCTTGGCTACAATCATTATGCCGATGATGTTGTGCGGGAGTTTGTTAACCGGGCTGTTGATAATGGCGTAGGCATTATCCGGATTTTTGATGCTTTAAATGACGTTCGAAATGTTGAGGTGGCCATGCGGGCGGCTAAAGCTGCCGGAGCACATGTGCAAGGTGCTTTTGTATATACGATCAGCCCGTATCACAACCAGGAAAGCTTCCTGAAGGTAGCCAGAGAATTGGTTGAGCTTGGCGCTGATTCCATCTGCATTAAGGATATGTCGGGCTTGTTAGCGCCGTATGTAACTTATGACCTGGTTAAAGCGCTCAAAGCCGATATTAATATACCGATTCACCTCCATTCCCATTATACCAGCGGTATGGCTTCAATGACTTACCTCAAAGCCATCGAAGCCGGAGTAGACATTATTGACTGCGCGCTGTCGCCGTTTGCTTTGGGTACTTCACAGCCGGCCACCGAAGCTATTGTTGCCGCTCTTGAAGGTACCGAACGCGACACCGGTATTAAGAAAGAACAACTTTACCCTATTGCCGATCATTTCCGCACTGTTAAAAAAGAATTGGCTGAGACCTTCAAGCTCAATACAGCTATTGATATTGATACCAAAGTTCTGTCCTTCCAGATTCCTGGCGGTATGCTGTCCAATCTGTTGAACCAGATGAAAGAGCAAGGCATGGCTGATAAATATCCTGAACTTTTGGAAGAAATGCCTCGCGTACGGGCTGAACTCGGCTATCCGCCGCTTGTTACCCCCACCAGCCAGATGACCGGCTCAATGGCAGCCTTTAACGTTATGCTGGGCCGCTATAAAATAATCCCCCGGGAAATTAAAGACCTGGTGCGTGGTAAATATGGCCGGACGCCGGCTCCCATTGACCCTGAGTTTAGAAAAATGATTGTGGGCAACGAGCCGGTGATTACTCATCGTCCGGCTGATGATATCGCTCCGCAAATGGAAAATTTGCGTAAGGAACTGGCTGAAAAGGGCTATCCCAATGCTTCGACTGAAGATGTTTTATCCTATGCCCTGTTCCCGGAAGTAGCATTAAACTTTTTCAGCAAGCATCGTTAA
- the acrA gene encoding Multidrug efflux pump subunit AcrA produces MRKLCYFILITVFAAVLTAGCGSRQAAQQGPQAVEVKAMQVIKRDTPVTYEFVGQVQAKNEVQIRAKVSGNIVAKMVTGGATVSEGQPLFQIDRRQYEAALLTAKAQLAQSEAVLSNSRLDSIRYKKLADQQAIARQSLDTQLALEQQNAAAVAANQAKVQQAENDLQDTLIVAPFSGRIDVNELSIGGFVQAGSTVLATISSVDPVFVQFSMSENEYLKFTRLGATPDDWGKNLKLVLSDGTEYPLTGKVEQVDRGLAQNTGTLTLKAAFDNPQKILVPGMFARVVAQGEMRQGALLIPQRAVQQILDKNFVTVVAEGDKAETRPVKLGTRIGNLWLVEEGLTENDRIVVEGALKLQPGTHLKVVMIGPDDLQTQAKQ; encoded by the coding sequence ATGAGGAAATTGTGTTATTTCATCCTAATTACGGTATTTGCTGCAGTGTTGACGGCTGGCTGCGGCAGTCGGCAAGCAGCCCAGCAAGGCCCGCAAGCCGTGGAAGTCAAGGCTATGCAGGTCATTAAGCGCGATACCCCTGTTACTTACGAGTTTGTTGGCCAGGTCCAGGCCAAAAATGAAGTGCAGATCCGGGCCAAAGTATCTGGCAATATTGTGGCCAAAATGGTGACCGGCGGGGCTACTGTGAGCGAGGGTCAGCCATTATTCCAGATCGACCGTCGCCAGTACGAAGCGGCGTTACTTACCGCCAAAGCGCAGTTGGCCCAGTCTGAAGCAGTACTGAGCAACTCGCGTCTTGATAGCATCAGGTATAAAAAACTTGCTGATCAGCAGGCAATTGCCCGGCAAAGTCTTGATACCCAACTGGCACTTGAGCAGCAAAACGCTGCTGCTGTAGCTGCCAATCAGGCCAAAGTGCAGCAGGCGGAAAATGACTTGCAAGACACACTGATAGTAGCGCCGTTCAGCGGCCGCATTGATGTCAATGAATTAAGTATTGGCGGTTTTGTTCAGGCCGGGTCAACAGTACTGGCTACGATATCTTCCGTTGACCCCGTATTTGTCCAATTCAGCATGAGTGAGAACGAATATTTGAAGTTTACCCGGCTTGGCGCCACACCGGATGACTGGGGAAAAAATCTGAAACTTGTGCTAAGTGACGGAACAGAGTACCCGCTGACCGGTAAGGTTGAACAGGTAGATCGCGGACTGGCGCAAAATACCGGGACGTTGACTTTAAAAGCCGCCTTTGACAACCCGCAAAAAATTCTTGTCCCCGGCATGTTTGCCCGGGTGGTGGCGCAAGGGGAAATGCGTCAGGGTGCCCTGCTGATTCCCCAAAGGGCGGTGCAACAGATTTTGGATAAAAATTTTGTTACGGTAGTGGCTGAGGGGGACAAGGCTGAAACACGTCCGGTCAAACTTGGCACCAGGATCGGTAATCTTTGGCTGGTGGAAGAAGGCCTGACCGAAAATGACCGCATTGTTGTCGAGGGGGCTTTGAAGCTTCAGCCGGGAACGCATTTGAAGGTAGTAATGATTGGACCAGATGATTTGCAGACGCAGGCTAAGCAATAG